Genomic segment of Planifilum fulgidum:
AGCGACACCCAGACGCGGATCGATCGGTTCCACCCCTCGTGGTAGGAAGGCACCCACTCTTCGTCCATCCGTTGCACGGTTCCACCGCCTCAGAAAAACCCGGCGAAAAATTCGATCGTGTTGCGGAGGGCGTTTTCCTTCAGGATGAAGACTCCGGCGATGGCAGCCCCCGCGATGAAGGCGGGCAATTTGGGACGCGCGCTCTTGACCACCAGCATGGTGAAGAAAATGATCGGAACGATGAGAAAGTAGGCTTGCTCCAGGTTGGGGCGAATCCAGTTCTCAAAGTTGTTGACGAAATTCCACAGTTTGTTCTCCTGGGGGGCCTGCAAGAGCGCGATCGCGAGAAACAACCGATCCATTCTGCTGTCCTCCTTTTACTCCCGCGGGATTTCCGGAATGGTCTTTTTGATCAACCAGCGGTTTCCGCTTTTCTCTGCGCGGAACTCAAAGCTTTGAGGAACCGCCTCTCCATCGATCGTCAGCCGGACCCGGGCGACGATGTGCAGCTCATCCTTCTTCGGCTGGCTGACTTCGATCCTTTCCAATCCCCCGTACTCGGCCTTGAGCGAGGGGGAAAGCACCCGGCGCGGCCGGCTGTCGCTGTAGAGCAAGGCCAGGTCCTGAGGAGTTCCCTTGGTGTATTGCCGGAAGAAAGATTCGACCAGGGAACGGGCTTCCCGGGTGGTGGACGAATCCGTCACCTGGGGGAGGGATTTTTCCTTCGGAGCCTCCGCCGGCACCGGTTCGGGGACGAAGGTCGGAAGGCCGACCACGCCGAACCGGTTCTGGCGGACGGCGACCGGAACCGACAGGTACACGATCTGTCCCTCATCCAGGAGGGCGCGGACGGTGACGGCCACCTTTTCCTTTCCCAGCGGCTTCATATCCCAGGCGATGATGCTTTCCACCTTTCGGGGTTTTCCGAAGGGCGGCGGATCAAAGCCCACCGCGGCAAATTTCTTCGCCTCTTCCAGGTTGCCCGTCAACCAGAAATGGGTGAAATAGACGGCGTAGTTTTCCGCTCCCTTGCGGCTTTCCGGATTGACGGGCTCGTTTTTGTCCGTGGCAGTGCCCGTTGCGGCAGGGGCCGGGGGCGGACGGAGAATGTCGTAGGCTCCCTTGGCTGCGAGGAAGAGGAGGATCGCCGTGATCACGATCATCCGCACCCTTCGCCAGTACACGCCATTTCCCCCTTTCGGCTGAAGTCCCGTGAAGGATGAATCGACGGGGGAGGCGGCCCGCGAAGCGCCTTGCCGCGGCGAAAGGTCGCGGTCTCCCACCGACATCCCGGCTTAAGGGCTGTTCGGGGACGATCTCCGCACTCCGTCGATTTTTTCCATAACGGAAAAGGACAGAGGGCCTCTGTCCCGTGGATCATCAAGGATTGGGATCAATCCTGGTCAATTTTGCTTCGACGAGATATCGCTTGGGGGCATTGCCGACATAGTGAAAGGGATAACAGGTGACGAGCAACAGTTTGGCCTGCCCTTTCCCGTTGGATCGCACGGTGTACGATTTGTCGGCAATCCATGAACGGGTCACCCGGAAGGCGAGCCGTCCCTCCTCCGTTTCCACGTGAATGGAGTCCCCTTTTTCCAGTTCACCGATTTGCCGAAGCCGGGTCTCCCGGTGTCCGCCGATCACCGACGTGTCCGGTTCCCCCGGCAGGACGCTGGTTTCCGCGTGGCCGATTCCCTTGCGGAGCTGGGATTCCCCCGTCCCTTCCACCAGGGGGAATTCCGCACCGATCCGGGGGATGACCAGCTTACCGAACACCTCTCCCCGCTTCGGACGCCGGCCGTATACCACCCATTCGGGAGGATCCGCGTCCGCAGGCGGCGCCGACTCCTTGGAAGTGGGGGCCGAGGCGGAGGCGGGGGCGATTTCCCGGTCCATGTTCCACAGCTGCCAGACTTCCCACAGTCCCAAGGAGAACAGCGCCAGTCCCGTCAGGATCACGAAGGAGAAGATATGCCGCTTCACGGGATGTCAACCCTTGTCGGAGGCCGCTTTTCGCCCCGCCCAGCCGAAGGCCGCCGTAAGCAGGCCGACGATCATCAAAAGGGGGCCGTGGCTGGCGGTTTTCGGCATGGGGGTTTCTTCCGTCCGGGGAAGTTGGCGATCGGTTTGGGAAGAGACCGCAGCCACTTCCTTGGACGGGTTCGCCGTTTCTCCGGGATCGGCCGCTTTTCTTCCGGAATCGGACAGCGACTGCTCCGGCGAAGCCTTTCCGGCCCTTGCCGTCACCCGGTCAGCCTCCGCGTTTCCGGAGGGTTCCCTTCCCTGCGGCTGATTTGCCGGCGGCTGTTTCGAATCATTGGTCGCCTCTTTGGAGGGATTTGCCATCGCGATTCGCGGAACGGTTTGGGGTTCCAGTGCCGGAAAGCCGGGAAGGTCCTTCGGTTCCCGCTTCTGCCGAAGGTCGGAGTTTTCCGCCGGCGTTTCAGAGGAAGATCCGCGCTTCGGTTCGGCGTCCTTCGGCTGAAGCGGTTTCCCCATCGGCCAAGGCAGGTTCGGCTCGGAAGGGGAAGCCTTGGGGCTTGGACGGGCTTTGTCCTGCCGCTTTTTCAAGGCTTTCCGGCCTTTTTCGTCGGATTTCTCGCCGGGTTTTGCTTCGGACGGTTTCGGAGGCTTGGCGGCCGGGGCTTCCCGC
This window contains:
- a CDS encoding conjugal transfer protein, with translation MYWRRVRMIVITAILLFLAAKGAYDILRPPPAPAATGTATDKNEPVNPESRKGAENYAVYFTHFWLTGNLEEAKKFAAVGFDPPPFGKPRKVESIIAWDMKPLGKEKVAVTVRALLDEGQIVYLSVPVAVRQNRFGVVGLPTFVPEPVPAEAPKEKSLPQVTDSSTTREARSLVESFFRQYTKGTPQDLALLYSDSRPRRVLSPSLKAEYGGLERIEVSQPKKDELHIVARVRLTIDGEAVPQSFEFRAEKSGNRWLIKKTIPEIPRE
- a CDS encoding class D sortase; this translates as MKRHIFSFVILTGLALFSLGLWEVWQLWNMDREIAPASASAPTSKESAPPADADPPEWVVYGRRPKRGEVFGKLVIPRIGAEFPLVEGTGESQLRKGIGHAETSVLPGEPDTSVIGGHRETRLRQIGELEKGDSIHVETEEGRLAFRVTRSWIADKSYTVRSNGKGQAKLLLVTCYPFHYVGNAPKRYLVEAKLTRIDPNP